A window from Thioclava sp. GXIMD2076 encodes these proteins:
- a CDS encoding cupin domain-containing protein, whose translation MVNTHNTTSQDKELGHRLRVIRERAGLSQRALAKKVGVPNSTISLIESGKMNPSVGALRKILDGIPISLSAFFEFQPDAERQIFYAADELTEIGKGKLSLRQIGGTLFGRAMMILQETYGPGADTGRVMYGHEGEEGGIVLSGRVEITVGEERKVLGPGDAYYFDSRLPHRFRQVGAEPCVVFSACTPPTF comes from the coding sequence ATGGTGAACACTCATAACACGACCTCCCAGGACAAGGAGCTGGGACACCGACTGCGCGTGATTCGCGAGCGGGCGGGGCTGTCGCAGCGCGCACTGGCCAAGAAGGTGGGCGTGCCCAATTCGACGATCTCGCTGATTGAATCGGGCAAGATGAACCCCTCGGTGGGGGCGCTGCGCAAGATCCTTGATGGTATCCCGATCAGTCTCTCGGCTTTCTTCGAGTTCCAGCCCGATGCCGAGCGCCAGATTTTCTATGCCGCGGACGAGCTGACCGAGATCGGCAAGGGGAAGCTGTCGCTGCGCCAGATCGGCGGCACGCTCTTTGGCCGCGCGATGATGATCCTGCAGGAAACCTACGGGCCGGGCGCCGATACGGGCCGCGTGATGTATGGCCATGAGGGCGAGGAGGGCGGGATCGTCCTCTCGGGGCGGGTGGAGATCACCGTGGGCGAGGAGCGCAAGGTGCTCGGCCCGGGCGATGCCTACTACTTCGACAGCCGACTGCCGCACCGGTTCCGTCAAGTGGGCGCCGAGCCCTGTGTGGTGTTCAGCGCCTGCACGCCGCCGACCTTCTGA
- a CDS encoding LysR family transcriptional regulator — translation MDMRDLNLLRALDALLAEGSVAAAARRLGLSTSAMSRTLARLREATGDPLLVRAGRGMVLTPHAEALKERVPHLAAEVETVLRPAETLLDPAHLQRDFVIRANDGFIAAYGATLLGLVRERAPGVRLLFAQKEPNPARALRDGLCDLELGILRDTAPELKVQRLTRDYFVGVTRPGHPLAARPITARDFAESDSIVSTLHQPVNFTHVVDRALAEIGLKRRRTFQVPSFLVALSISQQSDLVAILPHSYAMMEKRRLMALGLEGPEIFDLPFETGEIVISLIWHPRMDRDPANRWLRELVRECTRMVGAG, via the coding sequence ATGGATATGCGTGATCTCAACCTGCTGCGGGCGCTCGATGCGCTTCTGGCCGAGGGGAGTGTGGCTGCGGCCGCACGGCGGCTGGGGCTGTCGACCTCGGCCATGAGCCGGACGCTTGCGCGTCTGCGCGAGGCCACGGGCGACCCGCTTCTGGTGCGGGCGGGGCGCGGAATGGTGCTGACGCCGCATGCCGAGGCCCTCAAGGAGCGCGTGCCGCATCTGGCCGCCGAGGTCGAGACCGTACTGAGGCCGGCCGAGACCCTCTTGGACCCCGCCCATCTGCAGCGTGATTTCGTCATCCGTGCCAATGACGGGTTCATCGCCGCCTATGGCGCGACATTACTGGGGCTGGTGCGCGAACGCGCCCCCGGTGTGCGGCTGCTCTTCGCGCAGAAAGAACCCAACCCCGCGCGGGCGCTGCGCGACGGGCTGTGCGATCTGGAGCTGGGTATCCTGCGCGACACCGCGCCCGAGCTGAAAGTCCAGCGCCTGACCCGTGATTATTTTGTGGGGGTGACACGGCCCGGACACCCTCTGGCCGCGCGACCGATCACCGCGCGCGATTTTGCCGAGAGCGACAGCATCGTCTCCACCCTGCACCAGCCGGTGAATTTCACGCATGTGGTGGATCGGGCACTTGCCGAGATCGGGCTGAAGCGCCGCCGGACCTTTCAGGTGCCATCCTTTCTGGTGGCGCTCTCCATTTCCCAGCAGAGCGATCTGGTGGCGATCCTGCCCCATTCCTATGCCATGATGGAAAAGCGCCGCCTGATGGCGCTCGGCCTTGAGGGGCCGGAGATCTTCGATCTTCCCTTCGAGACGGGCGAGATCGTGATCTCGCTGATCTGGCACCCGCGGATGGACCGTGATCCGGCCAACCGCTGGCTACGCGAACTGGTGCGCGAATGCACGCGGATGGTGGGCGCGGGTTGA
- a CDS encoding MFS transporter: protein MTHADPAATQTTVYEDGLPVPRRYFALFALLVTLTLVVLDGAIANVALPAIHESLNASTSKTVWVVTAYQLTLVMGLLPMAFLGEAIGPKRLFTGGVILFTLSSGLCALAPSIDWLIAARVLQGIGAAPIMSLTIALLRYSLPAGMLGRVIGFNSMVVALATAAGPALGAAVLSVTGWPWLFALNVPVGIVALVASVALIGPRGTGRRADIPAMVMNALGFAALILGAGRVAVVPWQGWAMLAASVLVFAALIRREWHKETPVIPLDLLRRPAFRLSIIVSVTIFAGQMAGFVALPFLLMRGFSMSPLEMGLAMSAWPLALATTGAWAGRMADRIDGARLCAIGALVMALGFAIASVWSTSLVPLILGMVISGAAFGFVQVPNNRNMLMTAPRVRAGAAGGCQSTARLLGQTVGGLALSIMFALLPEGEVPQLGLAFAAIAAIAGGLMSLRRSAVARSVIAG, encoded by the coding sequence ATGACCCATGCCGATCCTGCGGCCACGCAAACCACCGTTTACGAGGACGGCCTGCCCGTGCCGCGCCGCTATTTCGCGCTCTTTGCTCTGCTGGTGACGCTGACGCTGGTGGTGCTCGACGGGGCCATCGCCAATGTCGCGCTTCCGGCGATCCACGAGAGCCTGAATGCCTCGACCTCGAAAACGGTCTGGGTGGTCACCGCCTATCAGCTGACCCTCGTCATGGGGCTCCTGCCGATGGCGTTTCTGGGCGAGGCCATCGGTCCCAAACGGCTGTTTACCGGTGGGGTCATCCTGTTCACGCTCTCCTCGGGGCTCTGTGCGCTGGCGCCCAGCATCGACTGGCTGATTGCGGCGCGGGTGCTGCAGGGGATCGGCGCGGCGCCCATCATGTCGCTGACCATCGCACTTTTGCGCTACAGCCTGCCTGCGGGAATGCTGGGGCGGGTGATCGGGTTCAACTCGATGGTGGTGGCGCTGGCGACGGCGGCGGGGCCCGCGCTTGGCGCGGCGGTCCTGTCGGTGACCGGCTGGCCGTGGCTCTTCGCGCTCAACGTGCCGGTGGGGATCGTGGCGCTTGTGGCATCGGTGGCGCTGATCGGGCCGCGGGGCACGGGGCGCCGCGCCGATATTCCGGCGATGGTGATGAATGCGCTGGGGTTTGCCGCGCTGATCCTCGGGGCAGGGCGGGTGGCGGTCGTGCCGTGGCAGGGCTGGGCGATGCTGGCGGCGAGCGTGCTGGTCTTTGCCGCGCTGATCCGGCGCGAATGGCACAAGGAGACCCCCGTCATCCCGCTCGATCTACTGCGCCGTCCCGCATTCCGGCTATCGATCATCGTCTCCGTGACGATCTTCGCGGGCCAGATGGCGGGGTTCGTGGCGCTGCCTTTCCTGCTGATGCGCGGGTTCTCGATGTCGCCTCTGGAAATGGGGCTCGCGATGAGCGCATGGCCGCTGGCTCTGGCGACGACCGGCGCATGGGCGGGGCGGATGGCCGACCGGATCGATGGCGCGCGGCTCTGTGCTATCGGGGCGCTCGTCATGGCGCTCGGGTTCGCGATCGCCTCGGTCTGGTCGACATCGCTGGTGCCGCTGATCCTCGGCATGGTGATCTCGGGGGCGGCCTTCGGCTTCGTGCAGGTGCCCAATAACCGCAATATGCTGATGACGGCGCCGCGGGTGCGGGCAGGGGCGGCGGGGGGCTGCCAGAGCACGGCGCGGCTGCTCGGCCAGACGGTTGGCGGGCTGGCACTGTCGATCATGTTCGCGCTGCTGCCCGAGGGAGAGGTGCCGCAGCTCGGGCTGGCCTTTGCCGCCATTGCCGCGATTGCGGGCGGGCTGATGAGCCTGCGCCGGAGCGCTGTGGCCCGTTCTGTTATCGCGGGCTGA
- a CDS encoding FAD-dependent oxidoreductase: MSPTAIVLGAGMVGTATALALQARGWEVTLIDRRPAGQETSFGNAGIIEAEAAEPFAMPRDPASLWAIATGRNNEVAWDLRGVLAQAPALWRYFRASAPARHLALSRHYAALTRRATSDHAPLIAAAGADPLIRRDGFYMVMRDPRALETAWTEAQRLRESYGVASDILDSTALRAAEPVSARAAGAILWPEAWSCRDPGALVSAYAALFTARGGRMMHADATQLQRKGSGWELGGAEAQHVVLALGPFSNALLAPLIGLSLPMVLKRGYHCHMEGAALPSRPVLDADYGVVAAPMVRGLRLLTGADLCAHPARAPRQLARGEAALRQLLDLGQRSTDPVWTGQRPCMADMLPVLGPVTGQRGMWIHTGHGHQGFTLGPTTAALLADAMTEGRPLPDALLLSRARGHRWHGAR; the protein is encoded by the coding sequence ATGAGCCCCACAGCCATTGTCCTCGGGGCCGGAATGGTCGGCACCGCCACGGCGCTGGCGCTTCAGGCACGCGGTTGGGAGGTCACGCTGATCGACCGGCGGCCTGCAGGACAGGAGACCAGCTTCGGTAATGCAGGCATCATCGAGGCCGAGGCCGCCGAGCCGTTCGCCATGCCGCGCGATCCGGCCAGCCTCTGGGCCATCGCCACCGGCCGCAATAACGAGGTGGCATGGGATCTGCGCGGGGTTCTGGCGCAGGCGCCCGCGCTCTGGCGGTATTTCCGCGCCTCTGCCCCCGCACGCCATCTTGCGCTCTCGCGCCATTACGCCGCCCTGACGCGCCGCGCCACGTCAGATCACGCGCCCCTGATCGCCGCTGCAGGCGCTGACCCCCTGATCCGGCGCGACGGGTTCTATATGGTGATGCGCGATCCGCGCGCGCTCGAAACCGCCTGGACGGAGGCGCAGCGCCTGCGCGAGAGCTACGGGGTCGCCTCGGACATTCTCGACAGCACGGCCCTGCGCGCCGCCGAGCCGGTTTCCGCGCGGGCCGCAGGGGCGATCCTGTGGCCGGAGGCGTGGTCCTGCCGTGATCCGGGAGCACTGGTGAGCGCCTATGCCGCTCTCTTCACCGCGCGGGGCGGGCGCATGATGCACGCGGATGCGACACAGCTGCAGCGCAAAGGATCGGGCTGGGAGCTTGGCGGGGCTGAAGCCCAGCATGTGGTGCTGGCCCTCGGCCCGTTCAGCAATGCCCTTCTTGCGCCCCTGATCGGGCTGTCCCTGCCGATGGTGCTCAAACGCGGCTATCATTGCCATATGGAGGGGGCGGCGCTCCCCTCGCGTCCGGTGCTGGATGCCGATTACGGTGTGGTTGCCGCACCAATGGTCCGCGGCCTGCGGCTCCTGACCGGTGCCGATCTCTGCGCGCATCCCGCCCGCGCGCCGCGCCAGCTGGCCCGAGGCGAGGCGGCGCTGCGGCAGCTGCTCGATCTCGGGCAGCGCAGCACGGATCCCGTCTGGACCGGTCAGAGGCCCTGTATGGCCGATATGCTACCGGTTCTGGGGCCGGTCACCGGCCAGCGGGGAATGTGGATCCATACCGGCCACGGGCATCAGGGCTTCACGCTGGGGCCGACCACCGCCGCATTGCTCGCCGATGCCATGACCGAGGGGCGCCCCCTGCCCGACGCGCTCTTGCTCTCACGCGCGCGGGGCCATCGGTGGCACGGTGCCCGCTGA
- a CDS encoding FAD-binding oxidoreductase: MSPKVDRVTTSDVLPESADVVVVGAGIVGVTSALFLAERGLKVVVLEKGRVAGEQSGRNWGWVREQLRSPVEQELAILSLRLWRSMDQRIGQDAGFRKTGMMVVSKDPGERQRWEAWARSMAHHNLPGGILEADEVKAALPDTAEDWHHAIHSPEDGWAEPQIAVPAMARGAQAKGAIIVQNCAVRGWETSAGRISEVVTERGTIRCAKVLVAGGAWSSMLLRPQGIRFRQSGVFGTAFRTNAGAELYAGGVGSPLFSYRRRDDGGYTVGLRGRGRIELSPMGVRDAWAFRNLFFLRRDQLTFALTKSTLNGPFAFRSWKNSGPSPFEEDHARIYDPPADPKLVAGGMAAFEAAYPVLKGVGVAESWGGVIDATPDMVPVIGAVPQQAGLFVASGFSGHGFAIGPGAGYLMAQMIAGEPPEIDITGFRFERFDQGRAHPVHHWI; this comes from the coding sequence ATGTCTCCCAAGGTAGATCGCGTCACCACCTCTGACGTGCTTCCCGAAAGCGCCGATGTGGTGGTTGTCGGTGCAGGGATTGTCGGCGTCACAAGCGCGCTGTTTCTGGCAGAGCGCGGCCTGAAGGTCGTGGTGCTCGAGAAGGGCCGCGTGGCGGGCGAACAGTCGGGCCGCAACTGGGGCTGGGTGCGCGAGCAACTGCGCTCGCCGGTCGAACAGGAGCTGGCGATCCTGTCGCTGCGGCTCTGGCGCTCGATGGACCAGCGGATCGGACAGGATGCGGGCTTCCGCAAGACCGGCATGATGGTTGTGTCGAAAGACCCAGGGGAACGCCAGCGCTGGGAGGCATGGGCGCGCAGCATGGCCCATCACAACCTCCCCGGCGGTATTCTGGAGGCCGATGAGGTCAAAGCCGCCCTGCCCGACACGGCCGAGGACTGGCATCATGCCATCCACTCTCCCGAGGATGGCTGGGCCGAGCCACAGATCGCCGTGCCCGCGATGGCGCGTGGCGCGCAGGCCAAAGGCGCCATCATCGTGCAGAATTGCGCGGTGCGCGGCTGGGAAACCTCTGCGGGCCGGATCTCGGAGGTCGTCACCGAGCGCGGCACGATCCGCTGCGCGAAGGTGCTGGTTGCGGGCGGGGCATGGTCGTCGATGCTCCTGCGCCCTCAGGGCATCCGGTTCCGCCAGTCGGGTGTCTTCGGCACCGCCTTCCGCACCAATGCAGGGGCCGAGCTCTATGCAGGCGGGGTGGGCAGCCCGCTCTTTTCCTATCGCCGCCGCGATGATGGCGGCTATACGGTGGGGCTGCGCGGACGTGGCCGGATCGAGCTGTCCCCGATGGGGGTGCGCGATGCATGGGCCTTCCGCAACCTCTTCTTCCTGCGCCGCGACCAGCTGACCTTCGCGCTGACGAAATCGACGCTGAACGGGCCTTTCGCCTTCCGGTCATGGAAGAATTCCGGCCCCTCACCCTTCGAGGAAGACCATGCCCGCATCTATGATCCCCCCGCCGATCCCAAGCTGGTCGCGGGCGGAATGGCGGCGTTCGAGGCGGCCTATCCGGTGCTCAAGGGCGTGGGCGTGGCCGAAAGCTGGGGCGGTGTGATCGACGCCACCCCCGATATGGTGCCGGTGATCGGCGCCGTGCCGCAGCAGGCGGGTCTCTTTGTCGCCAGCGGTTTCTCGGGGCATGGTTTCGCCATCGGTCCGGGGGCGGGCTATCTGATGGCGCAGATGATCGCGGGCGAGCCCCCCGAGATCGACATAACAGGCTTCCGCTTCGAGCGCTTCGATCAGGGCCGCGCGCATCCGGTGCATCACTGGATCTGA
- a CDS encoding ABC transporter permease yields MNQQKINSALVGIYLVVFFIFLLGPLLVMAVSAFNTPNYPQVWPIEGVTLDWFRELLHDQEMLEGLRTSVIIGISVSILSVAMGLAGALVMTQLFGTSRAYYYFLVVAPVLIPGIVLGIATVVFWRDFTGLLGLRSLLYNGTVLTILAQSSFVSSYCMLIILARLQRFDMSQEEAALDLGASYPQVFRDVLLPYLRPAILSSMMLGFLTSFENYNATTFAILADKTLTTVLASRVRMGSSPTISALATVIVVLTIIAALMFEWVKRREQTRQWKLQKDAQASDQLETA; encoded by the coding sequence ATGAACCAGCAGAAAATCAATTCCGCTCTGGTCGGCATCTATCTTGTGGTGTTCTTCATCTTCCTGCTCGGGCCGCTTCTGGTGATGGCTGTCTCGGCCTTCAACACCCCGAACTACCCGCAGGTCTGGCCGATAGAAGGCGTCACACTGGACTGGTTCAGGGAGCTACTCCACGATCAGGAGATGCTCGAGGGCCTGCGCACCTCGGTGATCATCGGGATCAGCGTCTCGATCCTGTCGGTGGCAATGGGGCTGGCCGGCGCGCTGGTAATGACCCAGCTCTTCGGCACATCGCGCGCCTATTACTATTTCCTCGTTGTGGCACCGGTGCTTATTCCGGGGATCGTGCTGGGGATCGCAACGGTCGTCTTCTGGCGCGATTTTACGGGGCTTCTGGGGCTGCGCAGCCTGCTTTACAACGGGACAGTTCTGACCATTCTCGCGCAATCGAGCTTTGTGTCTTCCTATTGCATGCTGATCATTCTCGCGCGGCTCCAGCGGTTCGATATGTCGCAGGAGGAAGCGGCGCTCGATCTGGGGGCCAGCTATCCGCAGGTCTTCCGGGATGTGCTCCTCCCCTATCTGCGGCCTGCGATCCTGTCCTCGATGATGCTGGGGTTCCTCACCTCGTTCGAGAACTATAACGCGACCACTTTCGCCATCCTCGCCGACAAGACCCTGACCACCGTGCTGGCCTCGCGCGTGCGGATGGGCTCCTCGCCTACCATCTCGGCGCTGGCAACCGTCATCGTCGTTCTGACGATCATCGCGGCGCTGATGTTCGAATGGGTCAAACGCCGCGAGCAGACGCGCCAGTGGAAGTTGCAAAAGGACGCACAGGCCAGTGACCAGCTGGAAACGGCCTGA
- a CDS encoding ABC transporter permease: protein MNNLPITFIVTALMLALFFFLIRYDRLRATTGHIGFFKRNGGMVGTYLIVGVGFWMLMTFLMPMVFMVDLSFHHKLPPSKVGGPEDVYTLDNYRMFLFGSKTSMDSLNWLHLRSFFMTIGISILLTLLTFAISYPLAYYMAQAARMQVLRLLLLLLIIPYWVNDILRAFAFRIVMAENGFLNTLLQGLGLTGGPIDFLGQNIALYVALCYSHLLIMIFPLYNAIEAQDHNQIEAARDLGAPWWHIHLFVVMPHAKPGIASGMTLTFMLTAGAVATPMVLGGPNSLWFTPIVYDRFYQLFDWPQGAAYAIVLLIACMTFVFGVLKISGLKLGEITK from the coding sequence GTGAACAACCTGCCGATCACCTTTATTGTAACGGCGCTGATGCTGGCGCTGTTTTTCTTCCTGATCCGCTATGATCGCCTGCGCGCAACAACCGGTCATATCGGCTTTTTCAAGCGCAATGGCGGCATGGTCGGAACCTATCTGATTGTCGGCGTGGGCTTCTGGATGCTGATGACATTCCTGATGCCGATGGTGTTCATGGTGGATCTGTCCTTCCACCACAAGCTGCCGCCCTCCAAGGTGGGCGGGCCGGAAGATGTCTACACACTCGACAATTACCGGATGTTCCTCTTCGGCTCGAAGACCAGCATGGACAGCCTCAACTGGCTGCATCTGCGCAGCTTCTTCATGACCATCGGGATCTCGATCCTGCTGACGCTGCTGACCTTCGCCATCAGCTATCCGCTGGCCTATTATATGGCGCAGGCGGCACGGATGCAGGTGCTGCGCCTTTTGTTGCTGCTTCTGATCATCCCTTACTGGGTCAATGACATCCTGCGCGCATTTGCCTTCCGCATTGTGATGGCCGAGAACGGATTTCTCAATACGCTGCTGCAGGGGCTGGGACTGACGGGCGGGCCGATCGACTTCCTCGGCCAGAATATCGCACTCTATGTGGCGCTGTGCTATTCGCATCTGCTGATCATGATCTTCCCGCTCTATAACGCGATCGAGGCGCAGGATCACAACCAGATCGAGGCCGCGCGCGACCTTGGCGCGCCGTGGTGGCATATCCACCTCTTCGTGGTCATGCCCCATGCCAAACCGGGCATCGCCTCGGGGATGACGCTGACCTTCATGCTGACGGCGGGTGCTGTTGCTACACCCATGGTGCTTGGCGGGCCGAATTCGCTGTGGTTCACGCCCATCGTCTATGACCGTTTCTACCAGCTCTTCGACTGGCCGCAGGGGGCCGCCTACGCCATCGTCCTGCTGATCGCCTGTATGACCTTCGTCTTCGGTGTGTTGAAGATTTCCGGTCTCAAACTCGGGGAGATCACCAAATGA
- a CDS encoding ABC transporter ATP-binding protein, which produces MTSAIELEQVEITFGSFTAVHKTDLQIHDGEFFSFLGPSGCGKTTLLRTISGFVQPTSGQVRIGGKDMAGIGPNKRPTALIFQNLALFPMMTVAENVAYGLRVRGMGRSEREARALKLLDQVALSPHAHKKVSALSGGQKQRVAIARALAVEPKVLLLDEPLSALDLKLRQHMRRELREIQQRVGITFIYITHDQGEALNMSDRIAVMNAGRIEQVGSGREIYANPRSAFVASFVGESNMIPGRVAAVSDGLVHVDTQVGQLTGRIGLGMDGVTPIALDVGDQASLFVRPEQLRLVPAGAARPNCGFGARVRDLSFEGSMTHLELDAGLPRKCDATIMTSNAGTLPEIGTELTLQFDPLDAVVLKHEGVAA; this is translated from the coding sequence ATGACGAGTGCAATCGAACTCGAGCAGGTGGAGATCACCTTCGGCAGCTTCACCGCCGTCCATAAAACCGACCTCCAGATCCATGATGGCGAGTTCTTTTCCTTCCTTGGTCCGTCGGGCTGCGGCAAGACCACCCTGTTGCGCACGATCTCCGGTTTCGTGCAGCCGACCTCCGGTCAGGTGCGGATCGGCGGCAAGGATATGGCCGGGATCGGCCCCAACAAACGCCCGACCGCGCTGATCTTCCAGAACCTCGCGCTCTTCCCGATGATGACCGTGGCCGAGAATGTGGCCTATGGCCTGCGGGTGCGCGGTATGGGCAGATCCGAACGCGAGGCGCGGGCGCTGAAGCTTCTGGATCAGGTCGCCCTTTCGCCCCACGCGCATAAGAAGGTCAGCGCGCTTTCGGGCGGGCAGAAACAGCGTGTGGCGATCGCGCGTGCGCTTGCGGTCGAGCCGAAGGTGCTGCTGCTGGACGAGCCGCTTTCGGCGCTGGACCTGAAGCTGCGCCAGCATATGCGCCGCGAGCTGCGCGAGATCCAGCAGCGCGTGGGCATCACCTTCATCTATATCACCCATGATCAGGGCGAGGCGCTAAACATGTCCGACCGGATCGCGGTGATGAATGCAGGCCGGATCGAGCAGGTCGGCTCGGGCCGCGAGATCTATGCCAATCCGCGCAGCGCTTTTGTTGCTTCCTTCGTGGGCGAGAGCAATATGATCCCCGGCCGCGTGGCCGCGGTCTCCGATGGGCTCGTGCATGTCGATACGCAGGTGGGCCAGCTGACGGGCCGCATCGGTCTGGGCATGGATGGCGTGACCCCGATTGCGCTGGATGTGGGCGATCAGGCCTCGCTTTTCGTCCGCCCCGAACAGCTGAGACTGGTGCCCGCAGGGGCCGCGCGGCCCAATTGCGGTTTCGGCGCCAGGGTGCGCGATCTGTCCTTCGAGGGCTCGATGACCCATCTGGAACTCGATGCGGGTCTGCCCCGCAAATGCGATGCCACCATCATGACCTCGAATGCAGGCACCCTGCCCGAGATCGGCACCGAATTAACGTTGCAATTCGATCCGCTCGATGCCGTGGTTCTCAAGCATGAAGGGGTGGCCGCGTGA
- a CDS encoding extracellular solute-binding protein, producing MVCCGSPTYAGKAQVRPTSALLGLGLWLDATGQVPSNRMLDCYKDQETMRKIYDQIFAYAVERKGNFKQFWDSADSIRSGFAQNGCVIGQTWDGPVKSMAKDGEPVVFMAPQEGALTWMDGFAMSAAARNIDEVYAFFDYILKPETAGKIASDGGYSPSVAGADEYMTAEDKKLFQAAYPEDALDKLWWYPASPEWFNPIRNDYAERFKVS from the coding sequence ATGGTCTGCTGTGGGAGCCCGACTTATGCGGGCAAGGCGCAGGTTCGCCCGACCTCGGCGCTTCTCGGTCTGGGCCTGTGGCTTGATGCGACAGGCCAGGTGCCCTCGAACCGCATGCTCGATTGCTACAAAGATCAGGAGACGATGCGCAAGATCTACGACCAGATCTTCGCCTATGCGGTCGAGCGCAAGGGGAATTTCAAGCAGTTCTGGGACAGCGCGGACAGCATTCGTTCGGGATTTGCGCAAAATGGCTGCGTGATTGGCCAGACATGGGATGGTCCGGTGAAATCCATGGCCAAGGATGGCGAGCCGGTGGTATTCATGGCGCCACAGGAAGGCGCACTGACATGGATGGACGGCTTCGCGATGTCGGCTGCGGCCCGCAATATCGACGAGGTCTATGCCTTCTTCGACTATATCCTGAAACCCGAGACTGCAGGCAAGATCGCCTCTGATGGCGGCTACAGCCCCTCGGTGGCGGGCGCGGATGAATATATGACCGCCGAGGACAAGAAGCTGTTCCAGGCCGCCTATCCCGAGGACGCACTCGACAAGCTCTGGTGGTATCCGGCCAGCCCCGAATGGTTCAACCCGATCCGCAACGACTATGCGGAACGCTTCAAGGTCTCCTGA
- a CDS encoding IclR family transcriptional regulator has protein sequence MSGDQKSGYQAPAKLKTKGVEAVDKALRILSLFDSTTKRLSLGDISARTGLVKSSVLRLLVSLQSAGYLRISADKTYVIGPEAFRVGRIYQSTFSLEGEIRPVLQKLVAVTGESASFFRREGQKRVCLFREDCNELLREHVAEGDAVDIGKGAPSHVFIDYDMMRGDEPAPLDILNELPAVSVGERGPGIAGLSVPIFGADGAMLGAMTVSGPAARLTEAKIDEIQPILMAGAATACASLGARFYELWEGRL, from the coding sequence GTGTCAGGGGATCAAAAAAGTGGCTATCAGGCACCCGCCAAGCTGAAGACGAAAGGCGTGGAGGCGGTGGACAAGGCGCTGCGTATCCTCAGCCTCTTCGACTCGACGACAAAGCGCCTGTCTCTGGGCGATATCAGCGCTCGCACGGGGCTGGTGAAAAGCTCGGTGCTGCGGCTTCTGGTGTCGCTGCAATCGGCGGGCTATCTGCGTATCAGCGCCGACAAGACCTATGTCATCGGTCCCGAGGCCTTCCGCGTCGGGCGGATCTACCAGTCGACCTTCAGCCTCGAGGGCGAGATCCGTCCGGTCCTGCAAAAGCTCGTGGCAGTGACAGGAGAGAGCGCCTCCTTCTTCCGGCGCGAGGGGCAGAAGCGGGTCTGTCTGTTCCGCGAGGACTGCAATGAACTGCTGCGCGAACATGTCGCGGAGGGCGATGCGGTGGATATCGGCAAGGGCGCTCCCAGCCATGTTTTCATCGACTATGACATGATGCGCGGCGACGAGCCCGCGCCTCTGGATATCCTCAACGAGCTGCCTGCCGTTTCGGTGGGCGAGCGCGGGCCGGGGATCGCGGGGCTCTCGGTGCCGATCTTCGGGGCGGACGGGGCGATGCTCGGAGCGATGACGGTCTCGGGGCCCGCCGCGCGGCTGACCGAGGCCAAGATCGACGAGATCCAGCCGATCCTCATGGCGGGGGCCGCCACGGCCTGCGCCTCGCTCGGCGCGCGGTTCTATGAACTCTGGGAAGGGCGGCTCTAA